One segment of Synechococcus sp. A15-24 DNA contains the following:
- a CDS encoding DUF3386 domain-containing protein gives MTASAPVKPGSDLRDQFRRAYENRYTWDPGFSGYRGRCIWQQGEQQVEGRFEVGADLKAKVEGIDDADVLKAVQSQLWEVAIHRVRRSFEQTHGENQFTAGETDAVGTEVLVSGKGEGDRYRIKGDVVTMVHRHIHGTVVTIFTTEVTNTGAGYLSHTYTSQYADPATGEAKGGRSSFKDTFVALPGDGPWVLQERVIDSEAHGDTPAGSQTFRFDDLEAL, from the coding sequence GTGACAGCCTCCGCCCCCGTCAAACCCGGCAGCGATCTTCGCGATCAGTTCCGGCGTGCCTACGAAAACCGTTACACCTGGGATCCTGGCTTTTCCGGCTACCGCGGCCGCTGTATCTGGCAGCAAGGGGAACAGCAGGTTGAAGGCCGCTTTGAAGTAGGCGCAGACCTCAAAGCCAAGGTGGAGGGCATCGACGATGCAGATGTTCTGAAAGCGGTTCAGTCCCAACTCTGGGAAGTGGCCATCCACCGCGTCCGCCGCAGCTTCGAGCAGACCCATGGCGAAAACCAGTTCACCGCTGGTGAGACCGATGCCGTTGGAACCGAGGTGCTGGTCAGTGGCAAAGGCGAAGGAGACCGCTACCGCATCAAGGGTGACGTCGTGACGATGGTGCATCGTCATATTCACGGAACGGTCGTGACGATCTTCACGACCGAGGTCACCAACACCGGTGCCGGCTATCTCAGCCACACGTACACCAGCCAATACGCCGACCCGGCCACGGGTGAGGCGAAGGGTGGACGCAGCAGCTTCAAAGACACGTTCGTGGCCCTACCCGGGGATGGGCCATGGGTGCTCCAAGAACGGGTCATCGACTCTGAGGCTCACGGTGACACCCCGGCTGGTTCGCAAACCTTCCGCTTCGACGATCTGGAAGCCCTTTGA